The sequence below is a genomic window from Lolium perenne isolate Kyuss_39 chromosome 4, Kyuss_2.0, whole genome shotgun sequence.
TTTGTAAGACGTGTCGAACCGAGACTTTGTAACAATTGGTTGTTTGCACATTCGGATGCAGAGGCCAGTGAAGTTAATCTTCCACTATCTAAAAAAATAGAGGGACAAAAGGAGAAGTTTCTCATATGGGCAAGGCAATATTCAACAGCGTGAATTTTGTTTAACTGATAATGATGAAAAAACATGGTCATGAAATTTAGGTTGAACATGTTATGTACACAACTGGGAAAAAAATGCAAATTTTGGAGACCTCTGTGATGATATTATGGATTTTTTCATACATGTAATTCGTTTGCTAGGTCCTTTAGTCGCATAGAGGTTAATTGTTCCCATGTAAGGTTGGGTGGGTTGTTGGCTAGCTCCTGCGTGCAATTAGGTCATTTGTTGGGAGAATTTAATCAATCAAATCATTTAACTGTCTTAGGTTGGAAGATGCCACATGAGAATATTTGGTTTATTGTTATTTTGGGTCATGGTTGACCATATCAGCTCATTTGCACTGCAGCACAGGTACACCTGAAACTTTCTTCTGTGCGTGCATCTAGGTGTGCACTGCACGTGCGCGTTGAAGAACTATGATTGGTGAACTCCAAGCTAGATAACGACTTATTGTTGAAGGACTCAATTAAAAACATGGTGACGGTTTGGTTGACACAACAGCTAACCATAGTCAATATAGCTAGCATTACAATATTTTCTCATGAGAAATCATCACCTTAATTTCTTTTTTTCTTAACCTAATTAGTCATTAGTTGCTTAGTAACCGGGTGACCTTTTTAGCCTTCGTTTAAGGATATCGTTAGACTGCAGCGTTGTGCTTGGGATAGTtatttctctttaaagattattgggATATGTTGGAGATTTTTCTGTAAATATGTGACCAAAAAAATCTTGCTAGAATTAGTAGACAATTTTATAGCTAACTACAACCTTCTCGAAATAGTCTTTcgtcccgctatattaatatagcaaccacgaTACAGCAAGCATGTTGAGCATGGTAAAGTTTCGTAACCACAGCCTAAGTCGCCATTGTTTGAGTCACAGATAACAATGGCAATGAACTGCTTGCTGTTGAGGAATAAGTCTTCgtccaaaagaaaaaaaatcttACTCCATGGTAAGTAGGCCGTATATATACTGAGGAATAATTACACGGACAGGGAAGAGACAAAGAAGAGAGCGAAATGACCAAGTCAAGTGATACGGTCGTACCCAACACGCACGCACTCAGGAGCAGTAGATCTGGTTGAACTAGGTTGGACTAGATTAGTCTGGTTTGCTCAGGGTAATCGAGCTATAGCTATCTCTCACATGCCCACACAAAGTAGAGCGTATATATATGCTCAACATTTTTCCTCGTGGGGCCAACTTGTCGGGCCTGAACCTGGTTCAAGATATTCACCGGCAACAGTAACTGCAAACAGAGGCGAAGATATGCAGTAACAAGGCTCACTGTAACTCCTTGGATTTTTTTCTGCGAATTCCTTCTTTGAAAATAAAGAAAAGACATGAGAATGCATTCCTCAACCCCCTGAGGTGCAAATTCTGTGTGATTGTGCATGTGTGAGACCCTGATCTAAATCGTTCAAACAACATCCCTTACTGGGAACGCCCACTCTTGTATGCTCCTTCAgttaaccttttttttttttttgcaagttCAGTTAACCGTTGAGAACGCTCGTCTCTGGCACAGTTGTTACATTTTCTGAAGGAAAAAAAAAGATGGCAGTGGCTTCTTTACCTACACCAAAGCAATGCAAACATCTGAGCAACGGAAACAACACAATAATATGCAGGTGGTTGGTTTCAGACTTCAACTCCACAGCTACTTCCCCTCAACGATCGATCCCCAAAGCAAGCCAAGCAGGGCAGCGAGTTCCACCACCCGAAAACGGACAATCTTACTTAAAACATAGGGGCGTTTTGTACGCAAGAATCCAAAACGTAATTGATCAATAAGCTTAATCTACACTGTTCTGTTATGGCTCGACAGGTAGACGCATGATGAAAGCGACGCGAAACCATGCGTGTGCTAGTATTGGCTTTTGTCATGCTGTGCAATGCATCTACCACTGTGGAAATGTGCATTTGGGGCAGCAATCTTAACTGGTGCCCAGATTTAAGGTCATCCTATGTCAAACAACATTAATCGATCATCTCTGCCAACCATGCATGCATGAACCCTCCATCTGGTGCTCATGATGTTTTGATGTATGGTAACTTAAGCAGACGCATGTGCAGCAGCGCATCCATGTCTGTGTTCTTCTGTTTGAAGAGGAGCTGGCTTACTTAGCAGTGTCTTCCTACAAAAAGCAGGATTTTCCAAATGCATATGATCACATTAATGTTAAGGCGTTTGCTCCGGTACAACCCCCTTCcctaaactcaaagcaaacttaaATACAAGGACGGCTGAGATCGCTTGATACCCCTTCGTTTAATACTAAACTGGTATACGTAGCCCAGTACAAAACCCGTATGATCCAACTAAGTTGTATGCCGCATACGTATGTATATAATTATGTATGTACGTGGATTATTGGTGGCGATTCGTCAGCGCGGTGGCGGTCGTGGCCGCCGGGCGGGAGGAGCAATAAGGTGGTGATAGGCAGCCACGAGGCACTGTGAGGCGAAGCTGGACGACGCGAGTCTCGGCAATGTTTCTTAGGTCCGTACCGGTATGGTTGGGGCGGCGTGCAGGCTAGACGGCGGCGTGACGGCGCGACGAACTGTCGGATAGTCTGTCCCGGACAGTCTGGTGCAATTCGGCCGGACTGTCCGTCGCGTTGGGAACGAGACTAACCGGACTGTCTTGCGGTGCTTGCGTTGGACTGTCTTGTGGCGCCGGACTGTCTTGTGGTGTTCGCGTCGGACTGTCTTGCGGCCCCGGACTGTCTTGCGGTGCCCGCCGGACTGTCTTGCGACGATTGTATGCCTATACGTGGGAATACTGAGTTCTGGATTTGGGCTTGGATATGGGCCTAAATAATACCGGTTCAGTTTTGTTGAGTTTGGGGAGGGGGGTTGTACTGGAGCAAGCCtctaatgttaaaaatacaaatcgaAGTTCAAAAATACCCTAGCGGAAAGGAGTCTTTTCCAAATAATATTTTTTACAAATACTCCCCTGCATATGTTGATGTCAAAATTACCCCCTCCGAAATCAATGGTCAAAAATACCCTAGTTGGCGGAAAGTTGAAAAGGTGACATGTGTCATCCCGTCAACGGGTGCGCCATTCAGAGTGGGAAGGGGGTGAGTTGGCGGCTGGAGGTGGGGCGGTGTGGTTGGCCAACATGCACTTCCCACCATATGGAGTGGCGGAAAGACGCTTCCGACCATCCTAGTTGGCGGAAAGTACCTCCCGGCATCCCCTATGGCAGGAACTGCCACGTGTCACCTTTTCCACTATTCTTGACAATCGAGTTTTGAGGGATTATTTTTTACAATGGTGATGTGCAGGGTTATATTTGTAAAAAATGCTAGTACttctcttagattttttttactaGCTTACCTAGTCTTACAAGTTGTGCCGGTTTGTTGTTGGACTGCCGCAGCACAGCAGCCACACGCCGCCCACCTCTGCTTCCTTGCTGCTGGACGCCGATCTACCCTAACTCCTTTGCCCATCGGCAATGCCGGAGCTAACCCAGcttcactagtagaaacaagggttttggttttttgctccaaagagcttttgcaccggatttggcgcgaaccggtgctaaaggggtcattagcaccggttcatgCGGTCTGGACGTCCAAGGGGCATTagcaccggtgctaaagggtagaCCATTTGCACCGGCTGACGCCAACCCTTTAAAAGGTTTTTCTGCTTCCCACGCACCTCCacaccccaccccccccccccccccccgtggatcaccttttttaacactgtaaaatagaaaagaaaatgatagaaaattcaaaaaataaaatcttttgagattcatgtatgttatgcaacctactattagggaaaattaacaaatttgatttTTCACTTTTATtgcaaaaaatgtttgaaaaatggtaacaccgtaataacttttgcatacgacgtcgaaaaaaaacgtataatatatcaaaatcatcgtgggaaaaagttacatccgaattcacccgggtttacccggttagctaatttttagattctcaaaatgccaaatgaaaatatgaaagcaggaagattttagttttttcagaaattttaggatttttttttattttttcaaaataaaaaataaataattgcatcctgcataaagattactattacttttaggaaattataagattttcaaattttcaggttttaggtttggcaaaaaaaattaaaaattgaaaataattataaataatacaaattataaagttagtttttatttatttattcaatattaCTATCACAACATtaattttgtttattaaaataattatttgaaatttgaacaataaagaaatatgacatcgaccaatatgttaataggattgatatgatactagtatcatatacaTGCGctcgaagcacttggatgcgggatgaAAAGGAACTTGAAAGTTAAGCGTACTAGTGTTAGAGTAgttggaggatgggtgaccgagcgggaagtttgagcacgagtaagtaattggACTAGAGATAAGGATgtttagagactaaacttgtgaaataactaaaatattagaaattctgaaaaaaggaaaaaaagagggagtggaaaataattcgaaaaaaaattacggtagcggggttctaccgcggcagcgttttggggcgtttttctgccgcggcagaccctttagcaccggttcgtatccTCCCACTCGGACGCCCGGCAGCCGCCACGTGGtgtaccctttagcaccggttcagccggttgggcatccggtgcatatagcccttaccaaccggtgcaaaaggtcaacTTTCTACTAGTGCTTCCAAATCTTTGTTCCGATAAAAACCTGGGCACATAGTCTAAGCCCATCAGTGAGGGGAGGTGAAGCCGCGTGGAGGAAAAGTCAAAAGAGGCAAGGCTAACCAAGCAAAATTAGGCCAAATTGACAACACATCTCGTCTTCTTCAGTCCAGGTCGTGATTTTAGTCCTAGTACTAGTATACCTCATAGAAATCACTATTCAAATGGTACAAGCTTTATTCCACCTTATGAATACAGTacagtggcaacaattattaacaTGCATAGCAGGCTGATCAACCCAAGCGTAGCCACGGTGTTTATTACTTTATAATTCACCAGCTTAATTTATGTTTACAAACGGTGGTAACAATTTCTATAGATGATGTTCAAATGTTCAATGGCCATGTTCGCCACCatagccacctccaccaccatgtCCGTAGCCTTCACCGCCTCCAtgcccaaaaccaccacttccgctgccacctcctcctccaccaccgccacctccaccaccaccaccgttcaTGCCACCACCCGATCCATAGCCTTCTCCATACCCAGACCCAGACCCGTAACCACCACCAAAACCACCGTAGCCAGAtccaccgccgcctcctcccccGCTACCTCCCCCACCGCCTTGACCACCGGAACCATAACCGGAGCCATAACCACCACCGTAACCAGAGCCGTACCCTGATCCCATGCCACcactgcctccaccaccaccacccccatggccaccaccaccaccgccgccaatgTTGCCTCCAGAGCCATAACCAGCACCATAGCCCGAGCCGTAGCCATAACCATGACCGGCACttccaccaccttctcctccgccaccaccaccaccatagcCTCCTCCTCCAGCGCCAATGCCGGTGACAGAAACCGGGGCTCTGGCGGCAGCGGCGAGGTGGGTGCTGGTGAGCAGGACCAAGAGAGCAGCGAGAGCTAGAGCCTGCTTGTTGGTGTTCGCCATTGTGTAAGGAGATAGCTTCCAACTATCTAGCTTGTGTATGCGTTTTGGTGTTGTGATCAGCTAGAGGTCGATATAGACACAATTTATAGGTGAGCTCACATGCATTTGCAATTGACACGAGTTTCTGAAATGGTGCATGTCATCATCTCACCTAAGTAACTCCACTATGCACTAGCTAAGCTAATAGCAGATGAACTGAATGACAAATGTATGGATGGGTTTGGGGTCACAGACACATGGCATATAAGTAGTACTAGTATAGTGGGGTGGTTGATCAACTCAATATGACAGAAAACCCAACGAAATCCATGCATGCATAATGGAGCACTCACTGCTGCCTAATTTTGTCAACGTTGCTTTTGACAAATACACACGTTGTTTCTTTTTTTAAGGACATGCGCATTGCTTCTTCCAGCCACCTCCAAGCAAACACATGTACATCACTACAGCAAATGCATttccttggatttttttttacatATGTTTTCTTGCCAGGGAGGAGGAAAGAAAGATAAATTATCATTAGATGGATAAGTTTTGAGGGAAGACGGTGTGGATGAACTTGAGGAAGCGCTCCGAGTAGAACCGAGGTTCGACGACGGATATCGACAAGGGGTTATACTTAATGGACTTGTAGGCATgctccatcttcttcctcatACTGtactcctgcaggatgtcaatgaTCCCTATGTAGAGCACCACATCATACACCTGACGGAACGATCTTCCATCATCTTCTGCATGTTTCTCTTCTTTCTCCGCTCTTGCGGGCATGTTCACCCCTAGCTGGATCTGAAGCCTGTCCAATTCGGGAACAGATTCAATCATCTCAAATCATACACTAGAATTGGAAGAACATGAGAACTGACTGTCAAAGATTATTGACCTTGCTGTGCCTGGAAGCAAGAGGTCTACTTCCTCGAAACAAGCAGAGGACGAACGTAGGCGGCTTCCCCTTATGTGTGGTCCGACAGCAACTTTGCTTTTTTGGTCGCTACCCCGCTGCACCAAAACCAGCCCTTCTCGGTAGTTACAAGCGGAATCTTCCTCCACTGCATCTGCATTACCGATGTCAGCAAGCAAAAAAATTGAAATGGATTAATTCGACAACTTATTCAGACAAATGAAGATATATATTGCATCCTTACCTTGTTCTGAAAGAACGGGTAGTTTATCTGGCAAAATGCTTTCATGGAACGATGCTCCTCTTTGTAGGTTTTGACGAGCCCGGTAGTGAAAACCAAGAAGTAAACTGTAATCCATTATACCCTGATTCCTTAGAAATTCGCTGTCCGTCTCAATCTGCCTACACAGAATAAGAACAGAACATAGCTGTTACAGAGAAAACTGTCCATGAGGATAAGCTGCTTTTTTAGAGAGAGCATGCTTACTTGAGCAAAGAATCCCGCCAAGAAGGCTCAAGATAAAATGAATAGTTCAGATCCAAGTCTTTCAGTGTTGTGTTCTCATCGATTTTGATTTTGTCAGTAGAGCGGCCCAAAGATGAACCTTTCAAATCAAATCTTCGATGAATTCTAAGTTCTGTGCAGAACATGTTTCCCATGACTACAAATCTGAACTGCAAATACAAACAATCAAAACCTACATTTAATAATAAACCATTATTTACAAAAAAAATAACTAGAATATATTATCAATTATGAAAATTAATATCCTTTTAGGACTGGATAAATGAGTACTACCACTATTTAAAACAATATGAAGCTTTGGACAAGATCTGTAATTTTGACCATCAACTGCAACCTTTACATGAATGCAGGCAACAAAAAAACTACCAAAGTACTTTCCTTGAAAACTCCAATAGAATTATTTTGACACGAGTTGTATATGCACTACTTGCTGAAAAACTACAAAAAAACACAAATTCTATGTTTTTGTTTCATATTTTGATATGAGAGAGTATCAAGGAAGCACAGAGAACATTTATAATGTCATTACCTTTTGACCGCTGGAAGGTTTCACCCTGTGGAGGCCAAAAAATTTAGTTATAAGTGTGTTCTCGTAAGTACGGACATGGCGATAATAATGTGGAAGCATACGCAAAAGAACCTACATGAAAATATCATGTCAAG
It includes:
- the LOC127294118 gene encoding uncharacterized protein encodes the protein MANTNKQALALAALLVLLTSTHLAAAARAPVSVTGIGAGGGGYGGGGGGGEGGGSAGHGYGYGSGYGAGYGSGGNIGGGGGGGHGGGGGGGSGGMGSGYGSGYGGGYGSGYGSGGQGGGGGSGGGGGGGSGYGGFGGGYGSGSGYGEGYGSGGGMNGGGGGGGGGGGGGGSGSGGFGHGGGEGYGHGGGGGYGGEHGH